One window of the Rufibacter radiotolerans genome contains the following:
- a CDS encoding oligosaccharide flippase family protein — protein MARKQHMRQFLGNSVWSGLSTVSRAGSSLLINKLFAVYYGPNGITLLAHFQNLIALLTTLPNSGINVGLIRHLAQSGPQSQSYRSFFWAGLFLNALTFLIALVGVLLFPSFFLERFGEELLRESSSLSLWLVLGLFVLLLLQLFWLSVLLARQALRPYVWLSLLTSLVSIAVTWWAVGRVEVMTALVLFLTGQSVSGLVGLAVIFQKNLIPGWQLKIPKGVGRELGKFLVMALSTLVGAKLVDFVVRELAIQQFSLHETGLWQSVAKISDSYTMVYVSVLGMVYYPRIAALLPQPQELKEYVRSVLFLLVPVLGMGLLAFGWQRDFFIQLLFDQEFLPARGLMDYQLLGDFLKMSAWVLSYIITVQARVKLYVFTQLASGVVYVALVAWLMPLLGLDGLPMAHAIRYGLYLLFHLFLFRSYFFSS, from the coding sequence ATGGCGCGAAAGCAGCACATGCGGCAATTTCTGGGGAATTCGGTTTGGTCAGGGCTCTCCACCGTGTCCCGGGCCGGCAGTTCGCTGCTTATCAATAAGTTGTTCGCCGTTTATTACGGGCCCAACGGTATTACGCTACTGGCGCACTTCCAGAACCTGATTGCCCTGCTCACCACCCTGCCCAACAGCGGCATCAACGTGGGCCTCATCCGGCACCTGGCACAGAGCGGTCCGCAGAGCCAATCTTACCGTTCTTTTTTCTGGGCCGGACTTTTCCTGAACGCGCTTACCTTTCTAATCGCTTTGGTGGGCGTTTTGCTGTTTCCTTCCTTCTTTCTGGAGCGCTTTGGTGAAGAGCTGTTACGCGAAAGCTCATCGCTGAGTCTATGGCTGGTGCTAGGGCTTTTTGTGCTCTTGCTGCTGCAGTTGTTCTGGCTATCGGTGTTGCTGGCGCGGCAGGCTCTGCGGCCGTATGTGTGGCTGAGTCTGTTGACTAGTCTGGTGAGCATTGCCGTAACCTGGTGGGCCGTAGGAAGGGTAGAGGTGATGACGGCCTTGGTCTTGTTTCTGACGGGCCAGTCGGTGAGCGGGCTGGTGGGGCTGGCGGTTATTTTCCAGAAGAACCTAATCCCGGGCTGGCAATTGAAAATACCCAAAGGTGTGGGGCGGGAACTGGGCAAGTTTCTGGTGATGGCCTTGTCTACCTTGGTGGGCGCCAAGCTGGTGGATTTTGTGGTGCGGGAATTGGCCATTCAGCAATTCTCCCTGCATGAGACTGGCCTCTGGCAGTCGGTGGCCAAAATATCAGACAGTTACACCATGGTGTATGTGTCGGTGCTGGGCATGGTATATTACCCCCGCATTGCCGCGCTATTGCCACAACCGCAGGAGCTCAAGGAGTATGTGCGAAGCGTGCTGTTTTTGCTGGTGCCGGTATTGGGAATGGGGCTACTGGCCTTCGGGTGGCAGCGCGATTTCTTTATCCAGCTGCTGTTTGACCAAGAGTTTCTGCCGGCCCGTGGCCTGATGGACTACCAACTGCTGGGCGATTTCCTGAAGATGAGTGCCTGGGTTTTGTCGTACATCATTACGGTGCAGGCGCGCGTAAAACTGTACGTGTTCACACAGCTGGCCTCAGGGGTAGTATATGTGGCGCTGGTGGCCTGGCTGATGCCGCTGCTGGGGTTGGACGGTCTGCCTATGGCGCACGCCATCCGGTACGGGCTGTACCTGCTTTTCCACCTGTTCCTGTTTAGGTCTTACTTTTTTAGTTCATGA
- a CDS encoding DegT/DnrJ/EryC1/StrS family aminotransferase translates to MTVPFNTFRDFPAGLQQRVEEALLAEYRRNRFILGPSVTAFEQAFAQYLGAGEVIGVGNGYDALLLCLRALGVTAGDEVIVPANGYIATINAVEQVGAKPVFAEPDATTYNMTAATVAPVITSRTKVLLPIHLYGQSCELEGLLQLCAQRKLLLVEDFAQAHGATYKGNQIGTFGQINATSFYPTKNLGAVGDGGAVTTQDADLAAWVRQYHNYGQSRRYEYALAGINSRLDSLQAAVLSEKLLVLDTLNQERKRLAGEYTRQLAGIGDIVLPLVPSAEIDHVYHLYVVRTRQRDALQNHLQAQGIHTLIHYPVPPHLQPAYQHLGYQKGDFPITEGLAQTSLSLPLFPGMTDEEQGYVIDQIKRFFP, encoded by the coding sequence ATGACCGTTCCCTTCAACACCTTCCGTGATTTCCCAGCAGGCCTGCAGCAGCGGGTGGAAGAGGCCTTGTTGGCGGAATACCGCCGGAACCGGTTTATTCTGGGACCCAGCGTGACGGCGTTTGAGCAGGCATTTGCCCAATACCTGGGTGCCGGGGAAGTGATTGGCGTGGGGAACGGGTATGACGCCTTGTTATTATGCTTGCGCGCCCTGGGCGTAACCGCCGGCGATGAGGTTATTGTGCCTGCCAACGGGTACATTGCCACCATCAATGCAGTGGAGCAGGTGGGAGCTAAGCCCGTCTTCGCGGAGCCAGATGCTACCACTTATAACATGACAGCCGCTACCGTGGCCCCGGTCATTACGTCTCGCACCAAAGTTTTGCTTCCAATTCACCTGTACGGTCAAAGCTGTGAACTGGAAGGGTTACTGCAGCTGTGTGCGCAACGCAAATTGCTGCTGGTAGAAGACTTCGCGCAGGCACACGGGGCGACCTATAAAGGCAATCAGATAGGCACCTTCGGCCAGATCAACGCCACCAGTTTTTACCCCACCAAAAACCTGGGCGCCGTGGGCGATGGCGGGGCGGTCACTACACAAGATGCAGATTTAGCCGCCTGGGTACGGCAATACCACAACTACGGCCAGTCAAGACGCTATGAGTACGCGCTGGCCGGCATCAATTCCCGGCTGGATTCCCTGCAGGCGGCGGTGTTGTCAGAGAAGCTTCTCGTTCTGGATACCTTGAACCAAGAGCGGAAACGGTTGGCGGGGGAGTATACCCGGCAGCTTGCGGGCATAGGGGATATAGTATTGCCTTTGGTGCCCTCTGCCGAGATTGACCATGTATATCACCTCTATGTAGTTAGAACGCGCCAGCGCGATGCTTTGCAAAACCACCTTCAAGCGCAGGGTATCCATACCTTAATCCACTACCCGGTGCCGCCCCACCTGCAGCCCGCCTATCAGCATCTGGGTTACCAGAAAGGCGATTTCCCCATCACCGAAGGGCTGGCCCAAACCAGCCTTAGCCTTCCGCTGTTCCCCGGCATGACAGACGAGGAGCAGGGGTATGTGATAGATCAGATCAAGCGGTTTTTTCCCTGA
- a CDS encoding peptidoglycan bridge formation glycyltransferase FemA/FemB family protein — translation MMPAHLPTGPYQMRCLTSLAELERLTFSFDVFLYLQPVHVILQQGPNARAYILQEKDTKLVVGLAYFFVEEEKAFSPWRAPFGGLQLHPDIPEEAGQAFLLYIQQDLQQLGCQQVTWLQCPDAYAPVTNQWLRAALPMQGYCLTYDQLNHHIPVTQEPFTEIIHPSARRRLKKCLSAGFTFQQETFESLPEAYALLQQCRQEKQKPLSLSLSQLTRYFQLFPDRYLLFTVRREQELAAVGIAVLVTPSILNHLYPASPVKFNTFSPSILLNAGLYQYCQHHHIPTFDLGVSAPPQELEESYTGLFTFKDRMGGVASRKPTFVKAQD, via the coding sequence ATGATGCCTGCCCATTTGCCTACTGGCCCGTACCAGATGCGTTGCCTCACTTCTTTGGCCGAATTAGAGCGTCTAACGTTTTCTTTTGACGTGTTCCTGTACCTGCAGCCCGTCCATGTGATCCTCCAGCAAGGTCCTAATGCACGCGCTTACATTTTGCAGGAAAAGGACACGAAGTTGGTGGTAGGGCTGGCTTATTTCTTTGTGGAAGAGGAGAAAGCATTCTCCCCCTGGCGGGCCCCGTTTGGCGGACTGCAGCTTCACCCTGATATTCCAGAAGAGGCTGGACAGGCGTTCCTGCTCTATATTCAACAGGACCTCCAGCAGCTAGGCTGCCAGCAGGTCACTTGGCTACAATGCCCAGACGCCTATGCCCCGGTAACTAATCAATGGCTTAGGGCGGCTCTGCCGATGCAGGGGTACTGCTTAACGTACGACCAACTCAACCACCATATTCCGGTCACCCAAGAACCTTTCACGGAAATCATCCATCCTTCGGCGCGCCGCCGGTTAAAAAAATGCCTGTCCGCGGGCTTTACATTCCAACAGGAGACATTTGAGTCCTTGCCTGAAGCCTACGCTTTACTGCAGCAGTGCCGGCAGGAAAAGCAGAAACCGCTTTCGTTATCGCTTTCGCAGCTGACCCGTTATTTTCAGCTGTTCCCGGATCGGTACCTATTGTTCACCGTAAGGAGGGAGCAGGAGCTGGCGGCAGTAGGGATAGCGGTGTTGGTGACTCCTTCCATCTTAAACCATCTGTACCCGGCCAGTCCGGTCAAGTTCAATACATTTAGCCCCAGTATTCTTCTCAACGCCGGTTTGTACCAGTACTGCCAGCACCACCACATCCCTACCTTTGACTTAGGCGTCTCGGCCCCGCCGCAGGAATTGGAAGAAAGCTATACCGGCCTCTTTACCTTTAAAGACCGCATGGGAGGCGTGGCTTCCCGTAAGCCTACTTTTGTAAAGGCTCAAGATTAG
- a CDS encoding sugar 3,4-ketoisomerase codes for MTPVEPYLLSFPHLPDETGTLVSTQNEQGLPFAVQRVFWVYGGPEGSERGGHAHRTTQEVLVALQGSVQVGTQTAHGKQVFDLTSPTQGLYIPPFCWITVRPSKGAILCCMTSTKYEEADYIRDYSDFQKLLPVR; via the coding sequence ATGACGCCTGTTGAACCCTACCTGCTTTCTTTCCCCCATCTACCCGATGAAACCGGAACCCTGGTATCCACCCAAAACGAGCAAGGCTTACCCTTTGCCGTGCAACGGGTTTTCTGGGTCTATGGCGGTCCGGAAGGCAGTGAACGCGGCGGTCACGCCCACCGCACTACCCAGGAAGTACTGGTGGCTCTGCAAGGCAGCGTGCAGGTGGGAACCCAGACCGCTCACGGCAAGCAGGTGTTTGATCTGACCTCGCCTACCCAAGGCCTGTACATCCCGCCCTTTTGCTGGATTACGGTAAGACCCTCCAAAGGCGCCATCCTGTGCTGCATGACCTCCACTAAGTATGAAGAAGCCGACTACATCAGGGACTATTCAGACTTCCAGAAGCTGCTGCCGGTTAGATGA
- a CDS encoding IMPACT family protein, whose translation MEDTYRTIEAPVEGLYKEKGSKFIARAYPVRSEEEVKEILQALRKEYFDARHHCYAYLLGADKATYRANDDGEPNHSAGDPILGQIRSMGLSNVLVVVIRYFGGVKLGVGGLIHAYKTATAEALEQAQVIERHETQLLTVQFAYEQINDIMKVVKDLDVPVREQDFSLDCRLTVEVRTSLAPQLEAQFAKYGTVEKS comes from the coding sequence ATGGAGGATACCTACCGCACCATAGAAGCTCCCGTGGAGGGCCTGTACAAAGAGAAAGGCAGCAAGTTTATTGCCAGGGCCTATCCTGTGCGCTCTGAGGAAGAGGTAAAGGAGATTCTACAAGCCCTGCGCAAAGAATACTTTGACGCCCGCCACCACTGCTACGCCTACCTCCTGGGCGCCGACAAAGCCACCTACCGCGCCAATGATGACGGCGAACCCAACCACTCGGCCGGGGACCCTATTCTGGGGCAGATCAGGTCCATGGGGCTGAGCAACGTGCTGGTGGTGGTGATCCGGTATTTTGGGGGTGTGAAACTGGGCGTGGGCGGACTCATCCATGCCTACAAAACCGCCACGGCGGAAGCCCTGGAACAGGCTCAAGTGATAGAGCGCCACGAGACTCAGCTGTTGACCGTGCAATTTGCCTACGAGCAGATAAACGACATCATGAAAGTGGTGAAAGACCTGGACGTGCCGGTGCGAGAGCAGGATTTCAGCCTGGATTGCCGGTTGACAGTGGAGGTGCGCACCAGCCTGGCCCCGCAGCTGGAAGCGCAGTTTGCCAAGTACGGCACGGTAGAGAAAAGCTAA
- the corA gene encoding magnesium/cobalt transporter CorA, with amino-acid sequence MSSSHTETPSNRIPTKSIFERGVGQKPGSLSVSKDALPPRLFLVSFDEESHQALEFDTYEDLWQEFQSKPEMRHWIDVRGYGDVGLLERMTQDFKIHPLQMEDVINDYQRPKVEEEHNRLFIVSRMVAFTAEHTIENDQLSIFTGPNYVVTFQSDYEDCLDPLRERIRIGKGSIRRKPAMYMAYAMLDVVMDHYFPAMAQLGEYAEELEDCLFDSPSKQLLSQILDLKREVVKMRRIVWPERDKINEILRMDENLIPADLKIYFKDIYDHAVQLIDLVDNYKETISSLADLYLSNVSNRMNEVMKVLTMISTVFIPLSFIVGLYGMNFSRESPNGKVNPLNMPELYHPYGYVTLLGLMFLVVIGMVYYFYRKGWLSKD; translated from the coding sequence GTGAGCAGTTCCCACACAGAAACCCCGTCCAACCGAATTCCCACTAAAAGCATTTTTGAAAGAGGCGTGGGCCAGAAGCCAGGTTCGTTGTCGGTTTCAAAAGACGCCTTGCCCCCACGGCTCTTCCTGGTCTCCTTTGATGAGGAATCTCACCAGGCCCTGGAATTTGATACCTATGAGGACCTGTGGCAGGAATTTCAATCAAAGCCCGAGATGCGGCACTGGATAGACGTGCGGGGCTACGGAGACGTGGGACTGCTGGAGCGCATGACCCAGGATTTCAAGATCCATCCGCTGCAGATGGAAGATGTGATCAATGATTACCAGCGGCCCAAGGTGGAGGAAGAACATAACCGGCTGTTCATTGTGTCCCGTATGGTTGCTTTCACGGCAGAGCACACCATTGAAAACGACCAGCTGTCTATTTTCACCGGCCCCAACTACGTGGTCACCTTCCAAAGCGACTACGAAGATTGCCTGGACCCGCTGCGCGAACGGATCAGGATTGGCAAAGGCTCCATCCGGCGAAAGCCCGCCATGTACATGGCCTACGCCATGCTGGACGTGGTCATGGACCACTACTTTCCGGCCATGGCCCAGTTGGGCGAATACGCCGAGGAACTGGAGGACTGTCTGTTTGATTCACCCAGCAAGCAACTGCTCAGCCAGATTCTGGACCTGAAACGGGAGGTGGTAAAGATGCGCCGCATTGTTTGGCCCGAGCGCGACAAGATCAACGAGATTCTGCGAATGGATGAGAACTTGATCCCGGCAGACCTCAAGATTTATTTCAAAGATATCTATGACCACGCGGTGCAGCTGATAGACCTGGTAGACAACTACAAAGAGACCATCAGTAGCCTGGCCGACCTGTACCTGTCTAATGTGAGCAACCGCATGAACGAGGTCATGAAAGTGCTCACCATGATCTCCACCGTCTTTATTCCCTTGAGCTTTATTGTGGGGCTGTACGGCATGAATTTCTCCCGAGAATCACCCAACGGTAAAGTAAACCCCCTAAACATGCCCGAGCTGTACCACCCCTACGGGTACGTGACCTTGCTGGGCTTAATGTTTCTGGTGGTCATTGGCATGGTTTACTACTTCTACCGAAAAGGCTGGCTTTCAAAGGATTAG